One Mus musculus strain C57BL/6J chromosome X, GRCm38.p6 C57BL/6J DNA window includes the following coding sequences:
- the Fgd1 gene encoding FYVE, RhoGEF and PH domain-containing protein 1 isoform X1 — MPRVLPPPEPIPPPPSRPLPADPRVAKGLVPRAEASTSSAAVSSLIEKFEREPVIVASDRPAPGPCPVPPEPAMLPQPPPQPTGSQLPEGEASRCLFLLAPGPRDGEKVPNRDSGIDSISSPSNSEETCFVSDDGPPIHSLCPGPPALASMPVALADPHRPGSQEVDSDLEEEEEEEEEEKEREIPVPPMERQESVELTVQQKVFHIANELLQTEKAYVSRLHLLDQVFCARLLEEARNRSSFPADVVHGIFSNICSIYCFHQQFLLPELEKRMEEWDRYPRIGDILQKLAPFLKMYGEYVKNFDRAVELVNTWTERSTQFKVIIHEVQKEEACGNLTLQHHMLEPVQRIPRYELLLKDYLLKLPHGSPDSKDAQKSLELIATAAEHSNAAIRKMERMHKLLKVYELLGGEEDIVSPTKELIKEGHILKLSAKNGTTQDRYLILFNDRLLYCVPRLRLLGQKFSVRARIDVDGMELKESSNLNMPRTFLVSGKQRSLELQARTEEEKKDWVQAINSTLLKHEQTLETFKLLNSTNRDDEDTPPNSPNVDLGKRAPTPIREKEVTMCMRCQEPFNSITKRRHHCKACGHVVCGKCSEFRARLIYDNNRSNRVCTDCYVALHGAPGSSPACSQHTPQRRRSILEKQASVAAENSVICSFLHYMEKGGKGWHKAWFVVPENEPLVLYIYGAPQDVKAQRSLPLIGFEVGPPEAGERPDRRHVFKITQSHLSWYFSPETEELQRRWMAVLGRAGRGDTFCPGPTLSEDKEMEETPVAASGATAEPPEASQTRDKT; from the exons ATGCCCCGGGTGCTTCCTCCTCCTGAGCCCATTCCTCCACCACCATCACGCCCTCTGCCTGCAGACCCTAGAGTGGCCAAGGGACTCGTCCCCAGAGCTGAGGCCAGCACTAGTTCTGCAGCAGTATCATCATTGATTGAGAAGTTTGAAAG AGAGCCTGTGATTGTTGCCTCGGATAGGCCAGCCCCTGGCCCCTGCCCAGTTCCCCCAGAGCCAGCCATGTTGCCACAGCCACCCCCGCAGCCAACAGGGTCCCAGCTCCCTGAGGGTGAAGCTTCTCGCTGCCTGTTCCTGCTGGCTCCTGGGCCCCGGGATGGTGAGAAGGTGCCTAACCGGGACAGCGGCATTGACAGCATCAGCTCGCCATCCAACAGTGAAGAGACCTGCTTCGTCAGTGATGATGGGCCCCCCATCCACAGCCTCTGTCCTGGGCCCCCCGCCCTGGCTAGTATGCCAGTAGCTTTGGCCGACCCCCACCGGCCTGGCTCCCAGGAGGTTGACAGTGacctggaagaggaagaggaagaagaagaggaggaaaaggaaagagaaattccAGTGCCCCCGATGGAGAGACAGGAGTCTGTGGAG CTGACTGTGCAGCAGAAGGTGTTCCATATTGCCAATGAGCTCCTGCAAACTGAGAAGGCCTATGTTTCCAGGCTCCATCTCCTGGATCAG GTATTCTGTGCCCGGCTGCTGGAAGAAGCTCGGAACCGCAGTTCCTTCCCCGCAGATGTTGTCCACGGCATCTTCTCTAACATCTGCTCCATCTATTGCTTCCACCAGCAGTTCCTGCTGCCTGAGCTAGAGAAGCGCATGGAGGAATG GGACCGCTACCCACGCATTGGTGACATTCTTCAGAAGTTGGCACCCTTCCTCAAGATGTATGGCGAGTATGTGAAAAACTTCGACCGGGCGGTAGAGCTGGTCAACACATGGACAGAGCGGTCTACCCAGTTTAAAGTCATCATCCATGAAGTACAG AAGGAGGAAGCCTGTGGCAACCTGACCTTGCAGCACCACATGCTGGAGCCCGTGCAGCGTATCCCCCGCTATGAACTTCTTCTCAAGGACTATCTGTTAAAGCTGCCTCATGGCTCCCCGGACAGCAAGGATGCCCAGA AGTCTTTGGAGCTGATAGCCACAGCAGCAGAACACTCTAATGCTGCCATCCGGAAAATG GAACGAATGCACAAGCTGCTGAAGGTGTATGAGCTGCTAGGGGGTGAGGAGGACATTGTCAGTCCCACCAAAGAGCTCATAAAGGAAGGCCATATCCTTAAGCTGTCAGCAAAGAATGGGACCACTCAAGATCGATACCTCATATTA TTCAACGACCGCCTCCTTTACTGCGTGCCCAGGCTGCGGCTCCTTGGTCAGAAGTTTAGCGTGCGGGCACGCATTGATGTAGATGGCATGGAG CTAAAGGAGAGCTCCAACCTCAACATGCCTCGGACCTTCCTGGTGTCAGGAAAGCAGCGCTCTCTCGAACTGCAGGCCAG GactgaggaggagaagaaagactgGGTCCAG GCCATCAATTCCACCCTCCTGAAGCATGAACAGACCCTGGAGACTTTCAAACTGTTGAACTCAACAAACAGGGATGATGAAGATACTCCCCCTAACTCTCCA AACGTGGATCTTGGGAAGAGGGCACCTACGCCTATCCGGGAAAAGGAAGTCACCATGTGCATGCGCTGCCAGGAGCCCTTCAATTCCATCACCAAACGCAGGCACCACTGCAAGGCCTGTGGGCAT GTGGTTTGTGGGAAATGCTCTGAGTTCCGAGCCCGACTCATCTATGACAACAATCGTTCCAACCGTGTGTGCACTGATTGCTATGTGGCCTTGCATGGAGCACCTGGGAGCAGTCCAGCCTGTAGCCAGCATACACCCCAGCGCAGGAGGTCCATCCTAGAG AAACAGGCCTCGGTCGCTGCTGAGAACAGCgtcatctgcagcttcctgcactACATGGAGAAGGGTGGGAAAGGATGGCACAAGGCATGGTTTGTGGTTCCTGAGAATGAACCCTTGGTGCTGTACATCTATGGAGCCCCTCAG GATGTGAAAGCCCAGCGCAGCCTGCCCCTCATTGGCTTTGAGGTGGGGCCTCCTGAGGCAGGAGAGCGGCCAGACAGGAGGCATGTCTTCAAGATCACACAAAGCCACCTAAGCTGGTACTTCagcccagagacagaagaactcCAGCGGCGCTGGATGGCTGTTCTCGGCAGGGCGGGCCGTGGGGACACATTCTGCCCAGGGCCCACACTGTCTGAGGAcaaggagatggaggagacacCAGTGGCAGCCTCAGGAGCCACTGCTGAACCTCCTGAAGCCTCCCAGACCCGAGACAAGACCTAG
- the Tsr2 gene encoding pre-rRNA-processing protein TSR2 homolog isoform 2 (isoform 2 is encoded by transcript variant 2) gives MMAGAAEDVRVLFGAAVRAALEAWPALQIAVENGFGGVHSQEKAEWLGGAVEDYFIANADLELEEIEDFLGELMTTEFDTVVEDGSLPQVSQQLQTMFHHFQKGDGAALQEMTSQINQKKCKVTATPLMTAKETDVAEDDVDSVEEMEVTATNDGATTDEVCPQPQPSDPDTQTIKEEDIVEDGWTIVRRKK, from the exons ATGATGGCGGGCGCCGCTGAAGATGTGCGTGTGCTCTTCGGAGCTGCAGTCCGAGCTGCGCTGGAGGCTTGGCCTGCTTTACAG ATCGCTGTGGAGAATGGCTTCGGGGGCGTGCACAGCCAGGAGAAGGCCGAGTGGCTAGGGGGTGCAGTGGAGGATTACTTCATCGCCAATG CTGACTTGGAGCTGGAAGAGATAGAAGATTTTCTTGGGGAGCTGATGACCACTGAGTTTGATACAGTTGTGGAAGATGGGAGTCTGCCCCAG GTGAGCCAACAGCTACAGACCATGTTCCACCACTTCCAGAAGGGTGATGGGGCTGCTCTTCAGGAGATGACCTCTCAGATCAACCAAAAAAAGTGCAAAGTCACGGCTACCCCACTTATGACAGCCAAAGAAACTGATGTGGCTGAAGATGATGTGGACAGCGTGGAAGAAATGGAG GTGACAGCTACTAATGATGGGGCCACAACTGACGAGGTCTGCCCACAGCCTCAACCCTCTGATCCAGACACCCAGACTATTAAGGAAGAGGATATAGTTGAAGACGGTTGGACCATTGTCCGGAGAAAGAAATGA
- the Tsr2 gene encoding pre-rRNA-processing protein TSR2 homolog isoform 1 (isoform 1 is encoded by transcript variant 1), whose protein sequence is MMAGAAEDVRVLFGAAVRAALEAWPALQIAVENGFGGVHSQEKAEWLGGAVEDYFIANADLELEEIEDFLGELMTTEFDTVVEDGSLPQVSQQLQTMFHHFQKGDGAALQEMTSQINQKKCKVTATPLMTAKETDVAEDDVDSVEEMEVKEVTATNDGATTDEVCPQPQPSDPDTQTIKEEDIVEDGWTIVRRKK, encoded by the exons ATGATGGCGGGCGCCGCTGAAGATGTGCGTGTGCTCTTCGGAGCTGCAGTCCGAGCTGCGCTGGAGGCTTGGCCTGCTTTACAG ATCGCTGTGGAGAATGGCTTCGGGGGCGTGCACAGCCAGGAGAAGGCCGAGTGGCTAGGGGGTGCAGTGGAGGATTACTTCATCGCCAATG CTGACTTGGAGCTGGAAGAGATAGAAGATTTTCTTGGGGAGCTGATGACCACTGAGTTTGATACAGTTGTGGAAGATGGGAGTCTGCCCCAG GTGAGCCAACAGCTACAGACCATGTTCCACCACTTCCAGAAGGGTGATGGGGCTGCTCTTCAGGAGATGACCTCTCAGATCAACCAAAAAAAGTGCAAAGTCACGGCTACCCCACTTATGACAGCCAAAGAAACTGATGTGGCTGAAGATGATGTGGACAGCGTGGAAGAAATGGAGGTGAAAGAG GTGACAGCTACTAATGATGGGGCCACAACTGACGAGGTCTGCCCACAGCCTCAACCCTCTGATCCAGACACCCAGACTATTAAGGAAGAGGATATAGTTGAAGACGGTTGGACCATTGTCCGGAGAAAGAAATGA